One Nostoc punctiforme PCC 73102 DNA window includes the following coding sequences:
- a CDS encoding DUF1818 family protein has product MERVVKTGFGWRIGWNPDAPEFKGLVGTDDWAIELTEAELNDFCRLLAQLADTMKQLATELMEEEKIACEAESDLLWMEVEGYPHDYSLCFILNTGRCVEGKWSASAVPDLLQAAGMLKVF; this is encoded by the coding sequence ATGGAACGCGTTGTAAAAACCGGATTTGGTTGGCGTATTGGCTGGAATCCCGATGCACCTGAATTTAAAGGTTTAGTCGGTACAGATGATTGGGCAATTGAGTTAACCGAAGCTGAGTTGAATGATTTTTGCCGTCTACTAGCACAGTTAGCAGACACCATGAAGCAACTCGCAACGGAATTAATGGAAGAGGAAAAAATTGCTTGTGAAGCCGAAAGCGATTTATTATGGATGGAGGTAGAAGGCTATCCTCATGATTACAGTCTGTGCTTCATTTTGAATACAGGGCGATGTGTAGAAGGTAAATGGAGTGCTTCTGCTGTTCCAGATTTATTGCAAGCTGCTGGGATGCTTAAAGTTTTTTAA
- a CDS encoding site-2 protease family protein, with product MFTLSETSILAAILLVALGILGWGFYRARPFGKLGILAWLQSVVLMTPWLLFFGLFAAGIYINIAGILFLVVTSAGLYVYLGKQLRAAGQDAILKQRATERLAANSLLEANSPKPTVAELKPEIPPIPEEDLNAIKGIFGIDTFFATETIAYQDGVIFKGNLRGEPEEVHNRLTASLQQRLGEQYRLFLVENTDGKPVVIVLPSRNDPRPMLLSQKAFAGVLLIATIATNLEAAGLLLNFDLFANPERFQEALPIGTGIFAILVAHEIGHWLLAKRHQIRLSWPFFLPAVQIGSFGAITRFESLLPNRKVLFDIALAGPAAGGIVSLLMLVTGLLLSHPGSLFQLPNQFFQGSILVGSLARVVLGSALQSSLVSVHPLVIIGWLGLIITALNLMPAGQLDGGRIVQAIYGRKTAGRATIATLILLALVSLGNMIAMYWAIVIFFLQRDQERPSLNEITEPDDARAALGLLALFLMITTLLPLTPGLAGRLGIG from the coding sequence ATGTTTACTTTATCAGAAACTTCTATCCTGGCGGCAATCCTACTGGTAGCTTTAGGCATTTTGGGCTGGGGCTTTTATCGCGCCAGACCTTTTGGTAAACTGGGAATCTTAGCCTGGTTACAGTCGGTGGTGTTGATGACTCCCTGGCTGCTGTTTTTTGGGTTGTTTGCCGCAGGGATTTACATCAATATAGCGGGTATATTGTTCTTAGTGGTGACTTCCGCCGGATTGTACGTCTACTTGGGCAAACAGTTACGCGCAGCTGGGCAAGATGCCATCCTCAAACAACGCGCAACAGAAAGACTCGCGGCTAATTCCTTACTTGAAGCCAATTCCCCGAAACCAACAGTAGCAGAACTGAAACCGGAGATTCCGCCGATACCAGAAGAGGACTTGAATGCAATTAAAGGTATCTTTGGTATCGATACGTTTTTTGCCACAGAAACCATTGCCTATCAAGATGGAGTTATTTTCAAAGGTAATTTGCGGGGAGAACCAGAAGAAGTTCACAACCGTCTAACTGCAAGTTTGCAGCAACGCCTTGGCGAGCAATATCGCCTATTTTTAGTGGAAAACACGGATGGGAAACCAGTGGTAATTGTCCTGCCGAGCCGCAACGATCCCCGGCCGATGTTGTTATCCCAAAAAGCTTTTGCAGGTGTTTTGTTAATAGCAACCATTGCCACAAATCTAGAAGCTGCGGGATTACTGCTGAATTTTGATTTATTTGCCAATCCAGAGCGATTTCAAGAAGCTTTGCCCATAGGTACTGGGATATTTGCGATTTTAGTAGCTCACGAAATTGGTCATTGGTTACTTGCTAAACGCCACCAAATCCGTCTTAGCTGGCCTTTCTTTCTACCCGCAGTGCAAATTGGTTCCTTTGGGGCAATTACCCGCTTTGAATCTCTATTACCCAACCGCAAGGTATTATTTGATATCGCCTTGGCAGGACCAGCCGCAGGTGGTATCGTTTCTTTATTAATGCTGGTGACAGGCTTACTACTTTCTCACCCAGGTAGTTTATTTCAATTACCCAATCAGTTTTTCCAAGGGTCGATTTTGGTGGGAAGTTTGGCGCGAGTTGTCCTTGGTTCGGCGTTGCAGTCATCCCTGGTAAGTGTTCATCCCCTAGTGATAATTGGTTGGTTGGGGTTAATTATCACCGCTTTGAACTTGATGCCCGCAGGGCAACTAGATGGTGGGCGCATTGTTCAGGCGATTTATGGACGCAAAACCGCAGGACGCGCAACGATCGCAACCTTAATTTTACTGGCGTTAGTGTCTCTTGGTAATATGATTGCCATGTACTGGGCGATCGTGATTTTCTTCTTGCAACGAGATCAAGAACGCCCCAGCTTGAATGAAATCACTGAACCCGATGATGCTAGAGCCGCTTTGGGGCTTTTGGCTCTATTCTTAATGATTACTACACTCTTACCTCTAACTCCCGGTTTGGCTGGACGTTTGGGAATAGGATAA
- a CDS encoding fasciclin domain-containing protein: MADLVETAINAGNFNTLVKAAQAANLIETLKSPGSLTLFAPTDEAFAKLPEGTLDSLLQDIPKLQKIVAYHVASGDVRSDDLVQINEAQTLEGSIVAIESADGKIKVNNANVIKTDILTDNGVIHIIDEVLMPAMVAGK; encoded by the coding sequence ATGGCTGACCTTGTGGAAACTGCTATCAACGCGGGAAATTTCAATACCCTGGTGAAAGCTGCTCAAGCTGCAAATCTCATAGAAACTCTAAAGAGTCCTGGTTCTTTGACACTATTTGCACCAACTGACGAAGCTTTTGCCAAGCTGCCAGAAGGAACTTTAGATTCTCTACTACAAGACATTCCCAAGCTCCAGAAAATTGTGGCATATCATGTCGCTAGTGGGGATGTTCGATCTGACGATTTGGTACAGATTAATGAGGCACAGACGCTTGAAGGGTCAATTGTAGCCATTGAATCTGCCGATGGCAAAATCAAAGTGAATAACGCCAATGTTATCAAAACAGACATTTTGACAGACAATGGCGTGATCCACATTATTGATGAGGTTTTGATGCCTGCAATGGTTGCCGGAAAATAA
- a CDS encoding glycoside hydrolase family 13 protein translates to MQIQTPDWVKHAVFYQIFPDRFARSKQPRKRLLQEARWEDWDSMPTLQGYKGGDLWGIMEDLDYIQNLGINAIYFTPIFQSASNHRYHTHDYYQVDPMLGGNEAFKELLDAAHQRNIKVVLDGVFNHSSRGFFFFHDVLENGPHSPWVNWFKIEGWPLSPYNGEFPANYVGWAGNRALPEFNHDNPEVREYIMEIAEYWLKFGIDGWRLDVPFEIKTPGFWQEFRDRTKAINPEAYIVGEVWGDSRQWLDGTQFDGVMNYLFAGPTIAFAAGDRVVLEQVQSRDYQPYPPLFAAEYATKIQEVLQLYPWEIQLTQLNLLASHDTARLMTIAGGDIASVELSTLLLLTFPGAPSIYYGDEVGLPGGIDPDSRRGFPLEANWNQEIFNTHRQLITIRQTYPALRTGDYQVLYAQGQLYLFARTLGTEELIIAINAGTSSATANVDVASLHTQPNKLLYGTAEAEWNGEEGTQQLSLTLPARSGCILGTGD, encoded by the coding sequence ATGCAAATTCAAACACCAGATTGGGTAAAGCACGCTGTTTTCTACCAAATTTTCCCAGATCGCTTTGCCAGAAGCAAACAGCCGCGCAAACGGTTATTGCAAGAAGCCCGTTGGGAAGATTGGGACTCTATGCCAACCCTCCAGGGTTATAAAGGTGGGGATTTATGGGGCATCATGGAGGATTTAGACTACATCCAGAATTTGGGGATTAACGCGATTTATTTCACACCCATCTTTCAATCCGCCAGTAATCACCGCTATCATACCCACGATTATTATCAAGTTGACCCGATGTTAGGGGGCAACGAGGCTTTTAAAGAATTGCTTGATGCAGCCCATCAACGGAATATCAAAGTCGTTCTGGATGGGGTGTTTAACCATTCCAGCCGTGGCTTTTTCTTTTTCCACGACGTTTTAGAAAATGGCCCCCATTCACCTTGGGTAAATTGGTTCAAAATAGAAGGCTGGCCCCTTTCACCTTATAACGGTGAATTCCCTGCAAACTACGTGGGTTGGGCGGGAAATCGCGCCTTGCCAGAATTTAACCACGATAATCCAGAAGTACGAGAATATATTATGGAAATTGCCGAATATTGGCTTAAATTCGGCATCGACGGTTGGCGATTAGATGTCCCATTTGAAATAAAAACTCCGGGTTTTTGGCAGGAATTCCGCGATCGCACTAAAGCCATCAATCCCGAAGCATATATTGTGGGCGAAGTGTGGGGAGATTCCCGCCAGTGGTTGGATGGAACGCAATTTGACGGCGTAATGAATTATTTATTTGCTGGGCCGACAATTGCTTTTGCAGCTGGCGATCGCGTAGTCTTAGAACAAGTCCAAAGCCGCGACTATCAACCCTACCCACCCTTATTTGCTGCCGAGTACGCCACCAAAATCCAAGAAGTACTGCAACTTTACCCTTGGGAAATTCAGCTAACTCAACTCAATTTGTTAGCAAGTCACGATACAGCCCGATTGATGACCATTGCAGGCGGTGATATAGCGAGTGTAGAATTATCGACTTTACTGTTACTCACCTTTCCCGGTGCCCCCAGCATTTACTATGGTGATGAAGTCGGTTTACCTGGTGGCATAGATCCCGACTCAAGGCGTGGCTTTCCTTTAGAGGCTAACTGGAATCAAGAAATTTTCAATACTCATCGTCAATTAATTACCATCCGCCAAACATACCCAGCCTTGCGTACAGGTGATTACCAAGTCCTCTATGCTCAAGGGCAACTTTATCTCTTTGCACGAACTTTAGGCACAGAAGAATTGATAATTGCTATAAACGCTGGCACAAGTTCGGCAACCGCAAATGTAGATGTGGCTAGTTTGCATACTCAACCCAACAAGCTGTTATATGGTACTGCTGAAGCTGAGTGGAATGGTGAAGAAGGAACTCAGCAATTGTCATTAACTCTTCCCGCACGCAGTGGCTGCATCCTGGGGACTGGGGACTAG
- a CDS encoding tyrosine-type recombinase/integrase, giving the protein MAELCKNYATQSMYEAGKSSSRVPKIKPRNNNGGIIIRFQYQGKQYTLSPGGRHDDKLAIANAERVASQIKTDILAGYFDYTLEKYQPRVKQADNVVSINQQIVFNLKDLWEQYKVAKQARLAETTKKSIWRDVDRMLGKLMANDLLPENACLLVGRLLGFYSASTLERLLIEIEACSNWAFENHLTHTHIWRRLRKQLPERPKSERSKKAYSRKEVDYIIQAFGGDWYCNLNSAFKDSYYADFIEFLYLTGCRPEDAIALTWDCVKDNVIVFDKAYSKGILKSTKNNKARLFPITPQIRQLLDRRAIYVSTLLNKLVFPSQKGNRINLKDFTQRYTKRIIENLVSEGKVKQYLPTYNLRNTSITHYLRQGVDIATVAALMETSEEMINQHYWSPDEDIINNNVQLPEI; this is encoded by the coding sequence ATGGCTGAGTTATGCAAGAACTATGCAACTCAGTCTATGTACGAAGCTGGTAAATCATCCTCTAGAGTACCCAAGATTAAGCCACGCAACAATAATGGTGGAATTATAATCCGGTTTCAATACCAAGGTAAGCAATATACATTATCTCCTGGTGGTAGACACGACGATAAATTAGCCATTGCTAATGCTGAAAGAGTAGCAAGCCAAATCAAAACTGACATTTTAGCTGGCTATTTCGATTACACGCTAGAAAAGTACCAGCCAAGAGTTAAACAAGCTGACAATGTTGTTTCAATCAATCAGCAAATAGTATTCAATTTAAAAGACCTGTGGGAACAGTACAAAGTAGCTAAACAGGCAAGATTAGCTGAAACTACTAAAAAGTCAATTTGGCGTGATGTCGATAGAATGCTAGGGAAGCTAATGGCAAATGATTTACTACCTGAGAATGCTTGTTTATTAGTAGGAAGATTACTTGGCTTTTATAGTGCTAGTACACTTGAGAGGTTGTTAATTGAGATAGAAGCTTGTAGTAATTGGGCATTTGAAAATCACTTAACCCATACTCACATTTGGCGTAGATTAAGAAAGCAGTTACCAGAAAGACCTAAAAGTGAGAGAAGCAAAAAAGCATATTCTAGAAAAGAAGTTGATTATATAATCCAAGCTTTTGGAGGTGATTGGTACTGTAATTTAAATTCGGCATTTAAAGATAGCTACTATGCTGATTTCATAGAATTTCTATACCTCACAGGCTGTAGACCAGAAGACGCAATAGCTTTAACTTGGGATTGCGTGAAAGATAATGTTATTGTCTTTGATAAAGCTTACTCTAAAGGCATTCTCAAGTCTACAAAAAATAACAAAGCAAGGCTGTTTCCGATTACTCCACAGATTAGACAATTGCTTGACAGAAGGGCAATTTATGTATCTACTCTGCTGAATAAGTTAGTGTTCCCCAGTCAAAAAGGTAATCGTATAAACCTAAAGGATTTTACCCAAAGGTACACCAAGCGAATTATTGAAAACTTGGTAAGTGAAGGTAAAGTCAAACAATACTTACCTACTTACAACCTGAGAAATACAAGCATCACTCATTACCTAAGACAAGGTGTAGACATAGCTACAGTAGCAGCATTGATGGAAACATCAGAAGAGATGATTAACCAGCATTACTGGAGTCCAGATGAGGATATCATCAACAACAATGTTCAATTACCAGAAATTTAA
- a CDS encoding DNA-directed RNA polymerase subunit omega, which translates to MLKRSKFETTQSQIMHRAEELISAASNRYRITVQVANRAKRRRYEDFENNEDAMMKPVLRAIIEMSDELTQPEIIGEL; encoded by the coding sequence ATGCTAAAGCGTTCTAAGTTCGAGACAACTCAGTCTCAGATTATGCACCGAGCTGAGGAACTGATTAGTGCAGCCTCAAATCGTTACCGCATTACGGTTCAGGTGGCCAATCGTGCTAAACGTCGGCGTTATGAAGATTTTGAAAATAACGAAGATGCGATGATGAAGCCAGTGCTAAGAGCAATTATCGAAATGTCCGATGAATTGACTCAACCAGAGATTATTGGCGAACTATAA
- a CDS encoding spore photoproduct lyase family protein has translation MPERVLFTPAALGEDWGQQILARVQSLNLPIEELSQNRLKGLRGESERDTYNIAKRTLAVVTAPPSSFKLSPIPPSADWQFHIAEGCPAHCQYCYLAGSLSGPPVIRVFANLPQILENLANYEQQGKTTTFEVSCYTDPLGIEHLTGSLAECIRYFGTRTNAHLRWVSKFDAVDGLLDLPHNGNTRCRMSVNAAPISGKFEGGTASVASRLNALRRLALPQERGGGGYPVGLVIAPIMPIDDWQMHYSRLFDQINEALDFDCNFTFELISHRFTPGSKEVLQAWYPQSKLEMDEAKRSVKRNKFGGTKYVYEKDTMKALRSFFESEISRRFPNAETLYWT, from the coding sequence ATGCCTGAACGGGTACTGTTTACACCTGCTGCCCTAGGTGAGGATTGGGGGCAGCAGATTCTTGCACGTGTGCAGTCACTCAACTTGCCAATAGAAGAGTTATCACAGAACCGCTTGAAGGGTCTGCGCGGTGAGTCTGAGCGCGATACTTATAACATCGCCAAGCGTACCTTAGCGGTAGTTACTGCACCGCCCAGTTCTTTTAAGCTGAGTCCCATCCCACCTTCTGCGGATTGGCAGTTTCACATTGCTGAAGGTTGTCCTGCTCATTGTCAATACTGCTACCTAGCTGGTAGCTTGTCGGGGCCACCTGTCATCCGCGTTTTTGCCAACTTACCGCAGATATTAGAGAATTTAGCTAACTACGAGCAACAGGGTAAAACCACGACTTTTGAAGTTAGCTGTTACACAGACCCATTGGGTATTGAGCATTTAACTGGAAGTCTTGCTGAATGTATCCGTTACTTTGGCACTCGTACCAATGCACATCTACGTTGGGTATCGAAGTTTGATGCTGTGGATGGATTACTCGATTTGCCACACAATGGGAATACTCGCTGTCGGATGAGTGTTAATGCAGCACCCATTTCTGGCAAATTTGAAGGTGGCACGGCATCCGTAGCATCCAGACTGAATGCATTGCGACGGTTGGCGTTACCACAAGAGCGTGGCGGTGGCGGCTATCCAGTAGGCTTGGTTATCGCGCCAATTATGCCGATAGACGATTGGCAGATGCACTATAGTCGTTTGTTTGACCAGATAAACGAGGCACTAGATTTTGACTGTAATTTTACCTTTGAGTTAATCTCACATCGGTTCACACCTGGGTCAAAAGAAGTCTTACAAGCTTGGTATCCGCAATCCAAATTAGAGATGGATGAGGCAAAACGCAGTGTCAAGCGTAATAAGTTTGGTGGGACGAAGTACGTTTACGAGAAGGACACAATGAAAGCGTTGCGTAGCTTTTTTGAGAGTGAGATTAGTAGGCGCTTTCCAAATGCTGAAACTCTTTATTGGACTTAG
- a CDS encoding VapE domain-containing protein: MKLFPRENDPFTYTGELKQMNYSKNDNTMKTMNNSTVTNYNEFTEFYQENIGTDSSFNFEDTEKFLSALCGNDLFTDFEEYKFLFQTFDDNEKRKDESLTRQLYGAFDECKNELVKLNNKDAGIFVTINQTAGNTRKTEDITYVRALYADCDKNGLPEHCHLEPSVIVNTSNVNGIQKGHIYWLLEDNEKLNQFKSSQQSIISHYESDKKVHDLPRVMRLPGFFHRKGEPQLVKLAYCNPSVRYRNQNEVIDLIPAKVYAQESEKTIPSILQKQIDKVSKATEGSRNNTLNEASFIAGGAIREGVIDEDDAFESLFDAASETGLPEKEISTTIKKSIKAGKDKSTYKSSVKNEGGKMEALVDIVTKEADLGNLQWDVYKETFIYNSENVTPNTLRIPLGIENGIDIRTEDLRDVLDFIVVNNTNYHYNAVTSYCDSIIEQYGMKVTGYIEQFCEILGLREPIERVYVLRFLIASVARAYDPGCYLDNVILFYGEQGLGKSKFFEDLYGKDYYATLPNETGDNDIVAACKSVWCGEIGEWERFSSKKSQAEIKTFITKPKDVMRKYYTQSSINILRRFVLFGTTNHKDILKDTTGNRRYWVCEITKELDRDWVAKNRDFIWAEAIAAYRNKEKWWLNKTEELAQKYHNENYTEESLPESQLVLWINNLRVGQGGTQWNDTLATEGFHLIDAITAIFGDKVDVEKSKLKITSALKKLKFYNKRVRVGGTQQMLWFHNNIETITGKKPPKTLTPTDMKVTFLEG; this comes from the coding sequence ATGAAACTATTTCCTAGAGAAAATGACCCCTTTACTTACACAGGCGAACTCAAACAAATGAACTACTCAAAAAATGACAATACAATGAAAACAATGAACAATTCAACTGTTACTAATTATAACGAATTTACAGAATTTTATCAAGAAAATATAGGTACTGACTCATCATTTAACTTTGAAGATACTGAAAAGTTTTTAAGTGCATTATGTGGGAATGATTTATTCACAGACTTTGAGGAATATAAATTTTTATTCCAAACTTTTGATGATAATGAGAAACGTAAAGACGAAAGTCTAACTAGACAACTCTATGGTGCTTTTGATGAGTGTAAAAATGAACTAGTTAAATTAAATAATAAAGATGCTGGCATATTTGTTACTATCAATCAGACAGCAGGCAATACACGAAAAACTGAAGATATTACCTATGTTCGTGCATTATACGCTGATTGTGACAAGAATGGATTACCTGAACACTGTCACTTAGAACCTTCAGTCATAGTAAATACTAGCAATGTCAACGGGATACAAAAAGGACATATTTACTGGTTATTGGAAGATAACGAAAAACTAAACCAGTTCAAATCTAGCCAACAGTCAATTATTAGCCACTACGAATCAGATAAGAAGGTACATGATTTACCTCGTGTAATGCGTCTACCTGGATTTTTTCATAGGAAAGGAGAACCACAACTAGTTAAGCTTGCGTATTGTAATCCTAGTGTTAGGTACAGAAATCAGAATGAAGTAATAGACTTGATACCTGCCAAAGTTTATGCTCAAGAATCTGAAAAAACTATACCTTCAATATTGCAAAAACAGATAGACAAAGTAAGTAAAGCAACAGAAGGTAGTCGCAACAACACATTAAATGAAGCCAGTTTTATTGCTGGTGGAGCAATAAGGGAAGGCGTAATAGATGAAGATGATGCTTTTGAAAGCCTATTCGATGCTGCTAGTGAAACCGGACTACCTGAAAAGGAAATAAGTACCACAATCAAAAAAAGTATAAAAGCTGGCAAAGATAAAAGTACTTACAAATCTAGCGTAAAAAATGAAGGTGGGAAAATGGAAGCATTAGTAGATATCGTTACTAAAGAAGCTGACTTAGGTAATTTACAATGGGATGTGTATAAAGAAACTTTTATATATAACAGTGAAAATGTTACACCTAATACATTAAGAATACCACTAGGTATAGAAAACGGTATTGATATACGCACTGAAGACTTGAGGGATGTATTAGATTTCATAGTAGTCAACAACACTAACTATCATTACAATGCTGTTACTTCTTACTGTGACTCAATAATAGAACAGTACGGCATGAAAGTCACAGGATATATTGAACAGTTCTGTGAGATTTTAGGATTAAGAGAACCAATCGAACGTGTTTACGTACTAAGGTTTTTAATAGCATCAGTAGCTAGAGCATACGACCCAGGATGTTATCTTGACAACGTAATTTTATTCTATGGAGAACAAGGATTAGGTAAAAGCAAATTTTTTGAGGATTTATACGGCAAGGATTATTATGCTACGTTACCCAATGAAACTGGAGACAATGACATAGTAGCTGCTTGTAAAAGTGTATGGTGCGGTGAGATAGGCGAATGGGAAAGATTTTCTAGTAAGAAAAGTCAAGCGGAAATTAAAACTTTTATTACCAAACCTAAAGATGTAATGAGAAAGTATTACACACAGTCATCAATAAACATACTCAGAAGATTTGTTCTGTTCGGCACTACAAACCATAAAGATATCCTGAAGGATACTACAGGTAATAGAAGATATTGGGTATGTGAAATCACCAAAGAACTAGATAGAGATTGGGTTGCAAAGAATAGAGATTTTATATGGGCTGAGGCTATAGCAGCTTATCGCAATAAAGAAAAATGGTGGCTAAATAAAACAGAGGAGTTAGCACAAAAGTATCACAATGAAAACTATACTGAAGAGAGTTTACCAGAAAGTCAATTAGTGCTATGGATAAATAATCTTCGTGTAGGTCAAGGTGGTACACAATGGAATGATACTTTAGCAACTGAAGGCTTTCATCTAATAGATGCAATTACAGCAATATTTGGGGATAAAGTAGATGTTGAAAAATCAAAACTTAAAATAACATCTGCTCTGAAAAAACTGAAGTTTTATAACAAAAGAGTGAGAGTAGGTGGTACACAACAAATGTTATGGTTCCATAACAATATAGAAACTATTACAGGTAAGAAGCCTCCTAAAACACTAACTCCTACTGACATGAAAGTTACTTTTCTGGAAGGGTAA
- a CDS encoding PQQ-dependent sugar dehydrogenase, with amino-acid sequence MKKLYLLIPICIVLLFNLAFSNISSAQIIDPIPEKIGKSKISVGIQQILQIPESGTGRSKERIARLNMLAHAGDGSGRLFVNDMRGKLYVINNGKASVYMDLKRLVCSGFSYDTSQQGFSYFAFHPDFKQNGIFYTVHSEEKNNSFTDFPVRKKIIDSSGNIIESSHHDVVLEWKTTNPAANTFSGNFREMLRIEQPYPDHNVGQLGFNPNAKLGDFDYGMLYIATADGGSDGFPVSNTDPLDNAQDLSTPLGKILRIDPFGKNSVNGKYGIPEDNPFAHDDDPKTLGEIWAYGLRNPHRFSWDTSGAGKMLIVDIGQALIEEINLGIKGANYGWGNREGTWVIDEKKEDVLFSLPKDDAKYGYTYPVAQYDHDLPADGQGSYAVAIAGGYVYRGKAIPELVGQYIFADFGNDGRFFHVPVDELVNGKQAKIKEIRLFDGKKESSFLEIIGSKRSDLRFGVDQEGEIYVTSKSDGKVRKFVRSPNAKFYKSL; translated from the coding sequence ATGAAAAAATTATACCTTTTAATTCCTATCTGCATAGTTTTGCTTTTCAACTTAGCATTTTCTAATATTTCCTCAGCACAAATTATAGATCCCATCCCTGAGAAGATTGGAAAATCAAAGATTTCGGTAGGAATACAACAAATTTTGCAAATACCAGAAAGTGGTACAGGGCGAAGCAAAGAGAGAATTGCAAGATTAAATATGTTAGCCCATGCAGGTGATGGTAGCGGCAGGTTATTCGTCAATGATATGCGTGGCAAACTATATGTAATTAATAATGGTAAAGCCTCAGTTTACATGGATTTAAAAAGATTAGTATGCTCAGGCTTTAGTTATGATACTTCTCAACAAGGTTTTTCTTATTTTGCCTTCCATCCAGATTTTAAGCAAAATGGGATTTTTTATACTGTACACAGCGAAGAAAAAAATAACTCCTTTACTGATTTTCCTGTGAGGAAAAAAATTATTGATAGTTCAGGTAATATCATCGAAAGTTCTCACCATGACGTAGTTCTAGAATGGAAAACTACTAATCCTGCTGCTAATACTTTTTCTGGAAATTTTCGAGAAATGCTGCGGATTGAACAGCCATATCCAGACCATAATGTCGGACAATTGGGCTTTAATCCTAATGCTAAACTTGGAGATTTCGATTATGGAATGTTATACATTGCTACAGCAGACGGAGGAAGTGACGGTTTTCCTGTCAGCAATACAGATCCTTTAGATAATGCACAAGACCTGAGTACACCTCTAGGAAAAATTCTGCGTATAGATCCTTTTGGCAAGAACAGCGTTAACGGTAAGTACGGCATCCCTGAAGATAATCCTTTTGCTCACGATGACGACCCCAAAACTTTAGGAGAAATTTGGGCTTATGGGTTGCGTAATCCCCATCGTTTTAGTTGGGATACAAGTGGCGCAGGCAAGATGTTAATTGTTGATATCGGTCAAGCTTTGATTGAAGAAATAAATCTTGGGATCAAAGGTGCTAATTATGGATGGGGGAACCGTGAGGGAACATGGGTGATAGATGAAAAGAAGGAAGATGTTCTATTTTCCTTACCTAAAGATGATGCCAAGTATGGTTACACATATCCGGTTGCTCAATATGACCATGATTTACCCGCTGATGGACAGGGTTCTTATGCAGTTGCGATCGCAGGTGGTTATGTTTACAGAGGTAAAGCCATTCCTGAATTAGTAGGTCAGTATATTTTTGCTGACTTTGGCAACGATGGACGCTTTTTTCATGTACCTGTAGATGAACTTGTTAATGGTAAACAGGCAAAAATTAAAGAAATTAGGCTTTTTGATGGTAAAAAAGAAAGTTCTTTTTTAGAAATCATTGGTAGTAAACGTTCCGATCTCAGATTTGGGGTAGACCAAGAGGGGGAAATTTATGTAACCTCTAAGAGCGATGGCAAGGTGAGAAAATTTGTTCGTTCTCCAAATGCTAAATTTTATAAGAGTTTATAG